TGCCGTACGGCGTGACACCATCGTTCACGGCGTACCCCGGCACCGTCAGCCTGCGCGTGAGCACGTACCTGGCGTTGCTGGACGACCTGCTGTCGGGCCTGCACGCCCAGGGGTTCCGGCGGATCCTGATCGTGAACGGGCACGGCGGGAACTCGCCGGGACAGGGGTGGCTGGGGGAGTGGCTGGCGCGGCATCCGGACGCGCGGGTGCAGTGGCATAACTGGTGGAACGCGCCGCGCACCTGGGCGGCCGTGCAGGCCACAGATGAACTGGCCAGTCACGCCAGCTGGATGGAGAACTTCCCCTGGACGCGCCTGGAGGGCGTAGCGGCCCCCGAGGAACGCAAACCCATGGTGGACGTGGCGGCCCTGCGGCAACTGCCGCCCACGCTGGTGCGGGAGCGGCTGGGCGACGGGAATTACGGCGGGCTGCACCGCCGCCCGGACCGGGAAATGCAGCGCATCTGGCAGGAGGCCGTCGCGGAAACGCGCGCGCTGCTGGAAGCAGGCTGGGCGCACCCGTAGCAGGACCGGGCAGGGGTCCCCCGCGCCTACCCGTCCAACTCAGCCGCGATGGCGCGCAGGGCGCCGGGCGGGCCGATCCGCTCCCGACCGTCTGCCTGAGCTGCCTTCAGACGCTGCGGGTGGTCGAACAGTGTCCTCACCGCCCGCACGACCTCACAGGGATCAGCCGGAGTGACCGTCAGGGCCCGGCCCAGCAGGCGAGCCTGCCGGCGCGCGAACCCCGCCACGTACTGCGGGCCAGGAGTCGGAAACCCGATGACCGGCACGCCCAGGCCCGCCAGCTGCTCGGACGCTGTTCCGGCCGTGCCCAGCGCCATCGTCGCGCGGCGCGCGACTGCGGCGAAGGCGCCGCGCAGCACCAGCACACGCACGTCGCCACGCTGAAGCCAGCGGGTCTGGTCTCCGGCGCCCGTGAGCTGCCAGCCAGCAGGCACCGGCAACGCTGCCCAGTCGTTCGCAAACGCCACGGCGGCCTGCCACTCAGGCAGGTGGGCCGCTGCCTCCAGCATGAGCGGCAGGGAGAAGTCGGCGTCGCCCCGCTGGCCCGGCACGAGTGCCAGCACTGGCCGTCCGGTGGGCAGTTCCGGGAGGTCCCGCTCTGGCGCTGGCAGGATGTCCATAGCAAAACTGCCCCGGTACGAGGCATTGACGCCGCGGCGGGCCAGAGACGCAGCCGAAGGAGCGTCCCGCGTGTAGACGCGGCGGGCCCGGCGGGCCAGCGCCACCTCCCAGGGCATGAACAGGTTGGCACCCAGCGCGTTCAGTTCCCGCAGGTGTGACCGCACTCCCATGCCACGGGCATAGTGCGTGGAGACCAGTGGCTGAAGGTGCGTCAGGGGCAGGCGCGGGCCCCGTGGCCCGGCAACCGCGCGCGCTGCCAGCGTGCCCACCAGCAGCGCGTAGGTGTCGCCCACCACCACCACCCGGTTGACCTGCGGACCCAGGGAGCGGGCTGCCCACCACTGCCGCAGCGAGGTGGTCAGAAGCCCGGCGCGCAGGTCGGCGCGCAGGTTGTTCAGGCTGCCGAAGGGAAAGCCGCCCGAGGGCAGGTTCAGGAGCGGTCCTTGCACTGCGGCCACGTTGCCATACGCCCGCCCCGCCCCCACCAGCGGCAGTGCCAGCAGTGGCTCTGGCCGCGCAGCCAGCAACTCGCGGGCCAGCGCCGCGCCGATCAGGTCTTCGGCGTGGCCGTTCGATACGATCAGAGTGGCGTCCGCAGCCGGTACAGGAGGAGTCACGGTCCGCAGGCTAGCGCAGCGCTCCCATCCGGTCAGCGTGAGGTGCAGTAGGGTGAGGCGGTCTATGACCCTGATGCAACTTCGAGAGGTGTGGGGCAACCGCCCCCTGATGGCCGCGTCGGCCGGTGTCCTGATCCAGGACGAGCACGGGCGGGTGCTGCTGCAACGCCGCGGTGATGATGGCCTGTGGGGCGAACCGGGCGGCGCGCTGGAACCCGGCGAGGACTTCCTGACCGGCGCCCGCCGCGAACTGTTCGAGGAGACGGGGCTGGACTGCCCGAACCTGACCCTCCTGCCACTGCCCGAGGGATTGCAGGACGGCCCGGAGCTGTTCCACCGCTACCCGAACGGGCACGAGATCTACATCATCGGGATGCGCGCACACGGCACGCTCCCCGCCGCCGCGCTGGAACGGGCCGCGCCGGACGACAGCGGCGAGACGCTGGACCTGCGGTGGTTCCCGCTGGACGCCCTGCCGGACCTCAGCAACAACGCCAACCGCGCCAGCATGAACGTCCTGCGCGCCCGCGCGGGCCTCCCACCCCTGCCCCTGGCCCCCACCCCGCCCGCGCCACCGATCGGGAACTTCCTGATGGACTTACGGCGCGTGATCGGCCCGCGCCCCTGGTTCGCGCCCGGCTCGAACGTCCTCGTCACCGACGACCAGGGTCGCCTCCTGCTGCTGCGACACGGGCACACCCGCCTGTGGACGCTGCCCGGCGGCAGCCTGGAACCCGGCGAGACCTTCGCGGGGACCGCCGCCCGCGAACTGTTCGAGGAGACTGGCCTGCACGCCACCCACCTGGAGCCGCTGCACCTATTCGCCGGACCCGAGTACCGCTTCACGTACCCCAACGGGCACGTCATCGACAACGTCTCCGTCCTGTACCGCGCCCACGGCGTCACCGGAACCCTCACCCCCCAGGAGGGCGAGGTGCTGGACGTCAGCTGGTTCAGCCCCGACGACCTCCCCCCCGAAGAGGACCTGAGCGGCGAACTGATCCGCGCCAACCTCCGCTGGTGGCGCACGCACGGCTGACCCGACTCAGCGGGCGGCCCCTCACCCCGCCTGCCCGGTCAGGAACACGCGGAATTCCCGCATGAGGGCGTGCAGCGCGCCCAGCGTGCCGACCACGTCCCCCTCGACCTGAAGGCCGTGATTCACGCCGTCCAGCACGAGCACCCGCACACCCGCGCCGGTCAGTTCCGTGATCCACTCGGGGCGGTAGTGGCCGTCCTGAGTGCCGATCACGACCAGCGAGGTCGCCGCGTGCGCCGCGATGGCCGCGCGGACCTCCGGGCGTTCCAGCAGCGGCGTGAGCCACACCAGCCGCGCGCCGGGCGGCACCTCTCCCCCGTGCAGCAGCAGGGTCAGGCCCAGTGTCCCGATGGATTTCGCCACCACACAAGCACCCCCCGGTTCCGGCAGGATCGCGTGGCAGGCGGCCCGCACGTCCTCCCGCAGCCAGGCCAATTGCTCCTCCGGCGGGGCGTCCATGAATGCCGGGACGTTCCAGCGGGTGTCGAGCGCCAGCGTGTCGAACCCCAGTTCATCCAGCAGGAGCGCCGGGTACAGCAGGCCCGGCTGCCGCGCCCCGTACCCCAGCCCCGGCAGCAGCAGCGCCGCCCCCACCGCCTCGCCCGGCGGGTGGCGGTTCACCACGCAGGGCAGCGCGTCGCCCCGGAAGCCGCGCACGTCTACCATTACCGTCTCGGAAGTCATGCCCGAGCCTACCCGCCCCCACGCGGTCCCGCTGCTGCACCTGCATGGGAAGGAGGCCAGAGCACATGGCCCTGGCCTCTTTCTGCCTCCCCTTTGAGGGGAGGTGCCCCAGAGGGGCGGACTCGAAGAGCTGCCCCGCAGAGGGGTTACTTCTCGCGGATGCTCCAGCCCTGCGCGCGCACCGCGTTCATGAGGGCGTCCATGACGGGGTCCACCTCGGCGTCGGTGAGGGTCCTGTCGCCGCGGAAGACGAGGCGTACGGCGACGGAGCGGTTGCCCGCGCCGATCTGCTCGCCGGTGAACACGTCGAAGGGTTCCACGCTTTCGAGCAGCGTGCCGCCGTGTTCGCGCAGCAGGGCGGCGATCTCGCCGTAGCTGACACCGGTGGGGGTGATGACGGCGAGGTCACGCCACGCGGCGGGGGCGCGGCTGGGGTCGCGGAACGCCCATTCGCGAGCCGGGAGGGGCAGCGCGGCTTCCATGAGGAAGGTGTCGCCTTTCAGGCCGAACGCCTGGGCGATTTCGGGGTGCAGCGCGCCGAGCCAGCCGACGCTCTGGCCGTTCCAGACGACCTCACCCGCGATGCCGGGGTGCAGGGCGCTGGGGACGGCGTCGCCGCGCAGCTGACGCAGTTCGAAGCTGGCGCCCAGGGTGCCCGCCAGGGATTCGACGAGGCCCTTGAACGCGCGGAAGTCCCCGGCGACGCCCGCCTGATCGGTGCGGGGCGCCAGCGGGCCGCGCATCAGCAGGCCCACCCGTTCCGTCTCGCCGCTGGCGGGGAAGATGCGGCCCATCTCGAAGATCAGCACGCGGTCGCCCTTCGCGTGGGCCTGCGCGGCCTTCACGAGGCTGGGGTACAGCGCGGTGCGCAGCCCGGTGCGGTCGGCGGTCAGGGGGTTGCGCAGGCGCACGCCGGGCCGCTCGGTGCGGGCCTTCTGGGCTTCCTCGTCGCTGGTGAAGGTGTACGTGACGACCTCCTGCGCGCCCAGTCCGGCCAGGGTGCGGCGCAGCGTCGCGCGGGCCACGCCCTCCTTCTCCGCGCCGACGTTGCTGCCGTGCACGCGCAGGGTGGGGAGGCTCTCGGGGAGGTGCACGAACCCGTGCAGGCGCGCGACCTCCTCGGCGAGGTCCTGCCAGATCGCCATGTCCACCCGCCATGAGGGCGGCACGACGCTCAGGGCGTCCCCCTCACCCTCCACGACGCACCCGAGGCGGCTGAGGATGCCGCGCATCTCCTCGGTGTCCACGGGCATGCCCAGCAGCGCGCGGATCTGCTCGCCCGTCGCCTCGATCCGGCCCGGAATCTCGGGGTCGCCCACGACGGTCGCGCCGGGGTGCACCTGCCCGCCCGCGTCGCCCAGCAGGCCCACCAGTCGGGCCGCCGCGCGTTCGGGCAGCAGGGGGTCCACGCCGCGCTCGTAGCGGTACACGGCGTCGGTCTTCAGGCCCAGGCGGGTGCTCGTGCGGCGCAGCAGCACCGGATCGAAGTGCGCGACCTCCACCACCACGTCCGTCGTGTCGGCGCGCACGTGCCCGTGATCGCCGCCCATGATGCCCGCGATGCCCAGCACCGTGTCGCCCGGTTTGGGCTGCCCAGCGGTCTCGAAGGCCTCCGCGACGGTGGACACCTCGGGCTGCGCGCCGTCGAGGATCAGCAGATCCTCCGGGCCGACCTCATGCTCGTTCCCCATCAGGTCGCGCACCTGCTCGCCCTGCCGCAGCCCGAACGCCACGAGGATCTGATCGCCGTGCACGTCCCGGCGGTCGTACAGCGCCGTCGGCTGACCCAGTTCCAGCATCACGTAATTGCTGGTATCCACGATCAGGTCGATGGAGCGCATGCCCGCCAGGGTCACGCGGCGCTGCATCCACAGCGGAGCCGGACCGTTGCGCAGGCCACTGACGGTGCGGGCCACGAAGCGGTCACAGCCGAAGCGCAGCTTCTGCGTCGGGTCCCGCTCGATGCGGATGCCCTTCTCCGGCAGGGACACGCGGATCTCGCCCTCCCCCACCGCCTGCGGCCCGGCCGGGGGCTGCACCAGCTCCAGCTTCAGGAACGCCGCCAGATCCCGCGCCAGCCCCAGCGCACTCAGCACGTCCGCGCGGTTCGGCGTGACCTCCACGTCCAGCACGTGATCCGCCGCCCACAGCTCGCGCATCGGCGTCCCCGGTTTCGCGGTGTTCGCCGGGAACAGCATCAAGCCCGCGCTGCTCTCACCCAGGCCCAGCTCCTTCGCGCTGGCCGCCATGCCCCACGACTCCACGCCCTGCAACGCCCGCACGCCATACGTCATGCCGCCCAGCTCCGTGCCCGGCGACACCAGCGCCAGCATCGTCCCCGCGGGCAGCCCCACGGCGTTCCCCGCACCCGACGCGATGACCCGCTCGCCGTGCTCACCGACATCCAGCGTCAGGCGCGTCAGCTGCGTGCCCGGCATCGCCTCGGCCGCCTTCACCGCCACCAGCAGCACCCCCGCAGGCGGCGCCGCGACCTCCTCCACGCCCTCCAACGGCAGACCCAGCTGCGCGAAAATCGGCTCCAGCTCCGACACCACCGGCAGACCCGGCACCAGTTCCTTCAACCACGAATACGGAATTTTCATTGAGTACCTCTCCTCCCCCTCTGTCGCCTCCGGCGACATCTCCCCCCTGAAGGGGGAGAGGGGTAAACATTTACGCTGAGACGTGCCGCCTGAACGACACAGTCCATCCACCGACGTAGCCCGCATGCTGCGCAGACGCATGACCCCCGAAGAAATCCTGTTGTGGCAGCACCTGCGCCGCAGACAACTCGGCGTCACCTTCCGCAGACAGGAACCCATGGGACGGTACGTCGCGGACTTCGTCTGCTACGAACGCACCCTCGTCATCGAACTCGACGGCAGCCAACACCTGAACAGCGACGCGGACCGGGAACGAGACGCCGACATGCTCGACCACGGCTTCCACACCCTGCGCTTCTGGAACAACGAAGTACGCCGCAACCTCCCCGGTGTCCTCGAACGAATCCAACAAGTCCTGGAAGCCAGAAAGGACCTTTAGCCCCCTCCCCCTTGACTTGAAAAGCTGCGAAGCAGAGGGGGGAGGGCTAGGGAGGGGGTGAACCGAACCGGCATCACGACGAGACCGTGGACGATTTACCGCGCCTGGGTGCCGGTTCGTTTCACCCCCTCTGTCCCTACGGGACATCTCCCCCCTCAAGGGGGAGAGGAAGAGCGGGCAGTTCATTGCGCGGCCACCTCGCGCACCAGTTCCCGCGCCTGCTCGGGCACGAGGTTCACGCTTTCCAGGTCTGTGAGGGGCACCCACTGCGGCGAGTACCAGTTCTCGTCGCTGCTGCGGATCGCTTCGGGGCCGTCGCCGAGGCGCATCTCGCCGGACTGCACGTGCGCCCGGAAGTAGTGCTCCAGGTTGCCGATGTTCTCCAGCACGAGGAGGGGCGGGCCGACCGTGACGGTCAGGTTCACTTCCTCCAGCACCTCGCGGATGCAGGCCTGCGCGGGCGTCTCGCCGGGCTCGATGCCGCCGCCGGGCAGCGTGGCGTACGCGCGGCCCTGCTTGCGGCGGAGCATGAGGAGCACTTCGGCGCTGTCGTTCAGGATGATGGCGACGGCGCGGGCTCTCACTCCAGTTCTCCCCGGAACTGCCCGATGACTCTCGGGTCGTTGGCGTAGAAGTAGCGGATGTCGGGGATTTTGTACTTGAGCATGGCGATGCGTTCCGGGCCGAGGCCGAATGCGAAGCCGGTCTTGCCTTCGTACACGCGCTCCTTGCCCTGGGCTTCGCGGAGGTCGTCGACGGCTTTGAAGACGTTGGGGTGGACCATGCCGCATCCGCCGAGTTCGAGCCATTTGCTTTCGCCGCGGGGGTTGTCCCAGTACACGGCGAAGTCCGCGCCGGGTTCGACGAAGGGGTAGTAGCTGGGCTGGAAGCGGACTTTGGCGCGGGGCCCGTAGAGGCCGCGGGCCATTTCGGCGATGGTGCCTTTCAGGTCGGCCATGTTGATGTGGTCGCCGACGACGAGGCCTTCGAGCTGGTGGAACATGCTTTCGTGGGTGGCGTCGGTGGCTTCGTAGCGGTAGACCTTGCCGCGCACGACGATCTTGAGGTCGGGTTCGTGGTCGACCATGTAGCGGATCTGCATGGGGCTGGTGTGGGTGCGCAGCAGGCGGCCGTCTTCGAGCCAGAAGGTGTCCTGGAGGTCGCGGGCGGGGTGGTACCAGGGGACGTTGAGGGCTTCGAAGTTGTGGTGTTCGTCTTCGACTTCGGGGCCTTCGACGACGGTGTACCCGAGGCGTTCGTAGATGCCGGTGAGGTCGTCGTAGACGCGGTTGATGGGGTGCAGGCCGCCACTGGGCAGGGGGAGGCCGGGGAGGGTGACGTCGATGGCCTCGCTGGCCAGCTGGGCGTCGAGGGCTTCGCGTTTCAGGGTGGTTTCGCGGGTGTCGAGGGCGTCCTGGATGGCCTGACGGACGGCGTTGATCTCGGCGCCGCGTGCCTTGCGTTCTTCGGGGGGGAGTTTTCCGAGGGTGCCGAGTTCGCGGGTGACAAGGCCGCTCTTGCCGACGTATCTGGTCTTGACGGTCTGGAGTTCGTCGAGGGTGGTGGCCGCCTGGATGGCCTGGATGGCTTCTTGTTGCATGGGTCCTCCGGTGTGGGAATGAACGGTCTGGCAATAAAAAAGCCCCGCCTCACGGGGGTGGGCGGGGTGACTCGCTGCGGCCTGAGGTTCAGGCGAGCGTGACCCCGGAGCAGGTAAACGGCGAAAGTGTACCGGGCCGGGGCGTCATGGGGTTCAGGGTAGCAGGTTTGGGCGGGCGGGGCACCCGGACCGGGCCGCAGCTTCAGCGGGCCTTCATGTTCCTGCCCGGGGGGCCGCGAGGGGGGTCCCGGTCCTTTTTTGTGCGTCTGGACGCGTGCCACCATGTGGGCATGATGGCGTCGAGGTTCAATGTGAGGTTCAGGGTGTGGGGCGCGGCCCGCCGGTCGCGGTGGGGTGTGCATGGCTGAGATACCGACCGAGGTGTACCTGCTGGCCGTTGGCGTGATGCTGCTGGTCAGCCTGCTGGTCAGTCGGCTGGGGGGGCGGCTGGGCATTCCGGGCCTGCTGCTGTTCCTGGGGGTGGGCATGCTGGCCGGGTCGGACGGGCTGGGCATTCAGTTTCAGGATTACCGGTTCGCGCAGGCGCTGGGGACGCTGGCGCTGTGCTTCATCCTGTTTCAGGGGGGGTTGGGAACCAACTGGGCGCACACGCGTCCCGTGGTGCGCCGGGGCCTGAGTCTGGCGACGGTGGGGGTGCTGATCACGGCGGGTGTAATGGCGGCGTTCGTGCATTTCGCGTTCGGGTTTCCGTGGCTGTCGGCGTGGCTGCTGGGCGCGATTGTCAGCAGCACGGACGCCAGCGCGGTGTTCAGTGTCCTGAAGGAGCGGCAACTGGGCCTGAAGGGGGATGTGGCGCCGCTGCTGGAGTTCGAGTCGGGCGGGAACGACCCGATGGCGGTCTTCCTGACGGTCGGGATTCTGGAACTCATGGCGAATCCGGGTCTGGGCGTGCTGGGGATCGTGCCGTTGTTCTTCAAGCAGATGCTGATCGGGGCGCTGTTCGGGGTGGTGCTGGGCCGCGCGGCGCTGTGGATCCTGAACCGCCTGCAGTTGCAGTTCGAGGGTCTGTACTCGGTGCTTTCGCTGGCGCTGGCCCTGACGATCTTTGCGGGTACGGCGGTCGCGGGTGGCAG
Above is a genomic segment from Deinococcus seoulensis containing:
- a CDS encoding NUDIX hydrolase, with protein sequence MRARAVAIILNDSAEVLLMLRRKQGRAYATLPGGGIEPGETPAQACIREVLEEVNLTVTVGPPLLVLENIGNLEHYFRAHVQSGEMRLGDGPEAIRSSDENWYSPQWVPLTDLESVNLVPEQARELVREVAAQ
- the pheS gene encoding phenylalanine--tRNA ligase subunit alpha → MQQEAIQAIQAATTLDELQTVKTRYVGKSGLVTRELGTLGKLPPEERKARGAEINAVRQAIQDALDTRETTLKREALDAQLASEAIDVTLPGLPLPSGGLHPINRVYDDLTGIYERLGYTVVEGPEVEDEHHNFEALNVPWYHPARDLQDTFWLEDGRLLRTHTSPMQIRYMVDHEPDLKIVVRGKVYRYEATDATHESMFHQLEGLVVGDHINMADLKGTIAEMARGLYGPRAKVRFQPSYYPFVEPGADFAVYWDNPRGESKWLELGGCGMVHPNVFKAVDDLREAQGKERVYEGKTGFAFGLGPERIAMLKYKIPDIRYFYANDPRVIGQFRGELE
- a CDS encoding endonuclease domain-containing protein, which codes for MPPERHSPSTDVARMLRRRMTPEEILLWQHLRRRQLGVTFRRQEPMGRYVADFVCYERTLVIELDGSQHLNSDADRERDADMLDHGFHTLRFWNNEVRRNLPGVLERIQQVLEARKDL
- a CDS encoding NUDIX domain-containing protein, translated to MTLMQLREVWGNRPLMAASAGVLIQDEHGRVLLQRRGDDGLWGEPGGALEPGEDFLTGARRELFEETGLDCPNLTLLPLPEGLQDGPELFHRYPNGHEIYIIGMRAHGTLPAAALERAAPDDSGETLDLRWFPLDALPDLSNNANRASMNVLRARAGLPPLPLAPTPPAPPIGNFLMDLRRVIGPRPWFAPGSNVLVTDDQGRLLLLRHGHTRLWTLPGGSLEPGETFAGTAARELFEETGLHATHLEPLHLFAGPEYRFTYPNGHVIDNVSVLYRAHGVTGTLTPQEGEVLDVSWFSPDDLPPEEDLSGELIRANLRWWRTHG
- a CDS encoding lipid-A-disaccharide synthase-related protein, producing the protein MTPPVPAADATLIVSNGHAEDLIGAALARELLAARPEPLLALPLVGAGRAYGNVAAVQGPLLNLPSGGFPFGSLNNLRADLRAGLLTTSLRQWWAARSLGPQVNRVVVVGDTYALLVGTLAARAVAGPRGPRLPLTHLQPLVSTHYARGMGVRSHLRELNALGANLFMPWEVALARRARRVYTRDAPSAASLARRGVNASYRGSFAMDILPAPERDLPELPTGRPVLALVPGQRGDADFSLPLMLEAAAHLPEWQAAVAFANDWAALPVPAGWQLTGAGDQTRWLQRGDVRVLVLRGAFAAVARRATMALGTAGTASEQLAGLGVPVIGFPTPGPQYVAGFARRQARLLGRALTVTPADPCEVVRAVRTLFDHPQRLKAAQADGRERIGPPGALRAIAAELDG
- a CDS encoding creatininase family protein; amino-acid sequence: MQIEDMNWGMVAQTLRAEDRCVLPLGCTEQHATLSLATDTRLAARVAAEAAEGLGVPVFPALPYGVTPSFTAYPGTVSLRVSTYLALLDDLLSGLHAQGFRRILIVNGHGGNSPGQGWLGEWLARHPDARVQWHNWWNAPRTWAAVQATDELASHASWMENFPWTRLEGVAAPEERKPMVDVAALRQLPPTLVRERLGDGNYGGLHRRPDREMQRIWQEAVAETRALLEAGWAHP
- a CDS encoding phenylalanine--tRNA ligase subunit beta, coding for MKIPYSWLKELVPGLPVVSELEPIFAQLGLPLEGVEEVAAPPAGVLLVAVKAAEAMPGTQLTRLTLDVGEHGERVIASGAGNAVGLPAGTMLALVSPGTELGGMTYGVRALQGVESWGMAASAKELGLGESSAGLMLFPANTAKPGTPMRELWAADHVLDVEVTPNRADVLSALGLARDLAAFLKLELVQPPAGPQAVGEGEIRVSLPEKGIRIERDPTQKLRFGCDRFVARTVSGLRNGPAPLWMQRRVTLAGMRSIDLIVDTSNYVMLELGQPTALYDRRDVHGDQILVAFGLRQGEQVRDLMGNEHEVGPEDLLILDGAQPEVSTVAEAFETAGQPKPGDTVLGIAGIMGGDHGHVRADTTDVVVEVAHFDPVLLRRTSTRLGLKTDAVYRYERGVDPLLPERAAARLVGLLGDAGGQVHPGATVVGDPEIPGRIEATGEQIRALLGMPVDTEEMRGILSRLGCVVEGEGDALSVVPPSWRVDMAIWQDLAEEVARLHGFVHLPESLPTLRVHGSNVGAEKEGVARATLRRTLAGLGAQEVVTYTFTSDEEAQKARTERPGVRLRNPLTADRTGLRTALYPSLVKAAQAHAKGDRVLIFEMGRIFPASGETERVGLLMRGPLAPRTDQAGVAGDFRAFKGLVESLAGTLGASFELRQLRGDAVPSALHPGIAGEVVWNGQSVGWLGALHPEIAQAFGLKGDTFLMEAALPLPAREWAFRDPSRAPAAWRDLAVITPTGVSYGEIAALLREHGGTLLESVEPFDVFTGEQIGAGNRSVAVRLVFRGDRTLTDAEVDPVMDALMNAVRAQGWSIREK